A single genomic interval of uncultured Desulfobacter sp. harbors:
- a CDS encoding peroxiredoxin-like family protein has translation MAYENVSTESVGELTVLNERREQVKISTLWRDKSAALVFVRHFGUVFCRQQVADLAHNAERFREHKANLVVIGSGDPVHFTEFREKTGYRGLLFSDPSLKAFSALGFSSGLKGFVSIGSVFKAASALKQGHRQGPIQGDTFQLGGAIVVDTSGAVRYFFSSKKAGDHPRVDDLLMALDE, from the coding sequence ATGGCATATGAAAATGTTTCAACTGAAAGTGTTGGTGAGCTGACTGTTCTAAATGAACGCAGAGAACAGGTGAAAATATCAACGCTGTGGCGTGACAAATCAGCTGCCTTAGTGTTTGTCAGACATTTTGGATGAGTCTTCTGCCGTCAGCAGGTTGCTGATCTTGCCCATAACGCAGAGCGATTCAGAGAACACAAGGCGAATCTTGTCGTAATCGGGTCGGGTGATCCTGTTCACTTCACGGAGTTCCGGGAAAAAACAGGATATCGCGGGTTACTCTTTTCCGATCCGTCACTAAAAGCGTTTTCAGCTTTAGGGTTTTCAAGCGGCTTAAAGGGCTTTGTGAGTATAGGATCTGTATTTAAGGCTGCCTCGGCATTGAAGCAAGGCCATCGGCAGGGTCCAATTCAGGGAGATACATTTCAGCTTGGTGGCGCGATTGTCGTAGATACGTCAGGCGCGGTACGCTATTTTTTTTCATCGAAAAAAGCCGGTGATCACCCAAGGGTTGATGATTTGTTAATGGCACTTGACGAATAA
- a CDS encoding SDR family NAD(P)-dependent oxidoreductase — MIRLKESILVKKSLDSVFKYTSDFSHIQDWDPGVVSSVKVDHKKIGVGSQYDLVLKFGPFRPKMKYEIIEYDPFSRVVLKGVGESFTAMDTIVFRKTAGGTQIDYQADIRFHRRGNVIDKILSPVIKKTGQKAMAGLEQKLDRTRGLPPNKTMWFKSGTGLPDYLADHLIIPGMLLFSRFGYELGRRFWSEPKGVLYGKRIVLTGGTSGIGKAAAFKLAEKKAFLTIIARNRAKAEQVQQEIFQKTGNPRIDFLIADLSLMQDIREVSETLKASKTNIDILINNAGALFNERKNTPEGLEQTFATDLLGVFLLTQNLKTALSASKSPRIINVSSGGMYTQKIEVNDLENSQGLYNGAKAYARAKRGIVILTQIWAEQFKRYGIRVNAMHPGWVDTPGIERSLPGFHQRVKRILRTPEQGADTIVWLASSKRAGQYTGLFWLDRRPHETVIFSGTRESPQERQILWEKLSAFLSKG; from the coding sequence ATGATAAGATTAAAAGAGTCCATTCTCGTTAAAAAATCCTTAGATTCTGTCTTTAAATATACCAGTGATTTCAGCCATATTCAGGACTGGGACCCAGGGGTGGTTTCCTCGGTTAAGGTCGATCACAAAAAAATCGGCGTTGGTTCACAATATGATCTTGTGTTGAAGTTTGGCCCCTTCCGTCCGAAAATGAAATATGAAATTATTGAGTATGACCCTTTTTCCAGGGTTGTATTGAAAGGGGTGGGTGAGTCCTTCACAGCAATGGATACCATTGTTTTTAGAAAAACAGCCGGTGGAACACAAATCGACTACCAGGCAGATATCCGCTTTCATCGGCGTGGTAACGTTATTGATAAAATTCTGTCTCCGGTAATAAAAAAAACAGGTCAAAAAGCCATGGCAGGCCTTGAACAAAAACTTGACCGAACCCGAGGTCTGCCGCCCAATAAAACGATGTGGTTTAAATCAGGGACCGGCCTGCCTGATTATCTCGCAGATCATTTAATTATCCCCGGAATGCTCCTGTTCAGCCGATTCGGGTATGAGTTGGGCAGAAGGTTCTGGTCGGAACCAAAGGGTGTGCTATACGGAAAAAGAATCGTATTGACAGGCGGCACCTCCGGGATTGGAAAGGCGGCCGCATTTAAACTTGCAGAAAAAAAAGCCTTTTTAACCATTATCGCAAGGAACCGTGCAAAGGCTGAACAGGTTCAGCAGGAAATTTTTCAAAAGACCGGTAACCCGCGTATTGATTTTCTGATTGCGGACTTAAGCCTGATGCAGGACATAAGGGAGGTCTCAGAAACGCTTAAGGCGTCTAAAACGAACATTGATATCCTCATTAACAATGCCGGTGCACTGTTTAATGAGCGTAAAAACACCCCGGAAGGATTGGAGCAAACATTTGCGACGGATCTTCTGGGCGTATTCTTGTTGACACAGAATTTAAAGACTGCCCTTTCTGCATCAAAATCTCCAAGAATTATCAATGTATCATCCGGCGGCATGTATACCCAGAAAATTGAGGTAAACGATCTTGAAAACAGCCAGGGGCTGTATAACGGGGCCAAAGCCTATGCCCGTGCGAAACGGGGTATCGTCATTTTGACCCAAATATGGGCTGAACAGTTTAAAAGATATGGCATACGGGTAAATGCCATGCACCCCGGATGGGTGGATACCCCGGGTATTGAAAGATCCCTGCCTGGGTTTCATCAACGGGTGAAAAGGATTTTAAGAACGCCGGAACAAGGTGCGGATACCATTGTCTGGCTGGCATCTTCAAAACGGGCGGGGCAATATACGGGATTATTCTGGTTGGACAGGCGTCCCCATGAAACCGTCATCTTTTCCGGGACCCGTGAATCACCACAGGAAAGGCAGATTCTCTGGGAAAAATTAAGCGCTTTTCTATCAAAGGGTTAA
- a CDS encoding cyclopropane-fatty-acyl-phospholipid synthase family protein, which translates to MTGITVSKAQYDRACQRVIDEGLGDRITIKLQDYRHITGKFDRIVSIEMVEAVGPQFLSTYFKRGQALLKPGGRMLFQSIIIDDKRYENYCKERDWIQKHIFPGGHLPCLKILKDTISEHTDFHISDVYHMGTDYAVTLAHWRDRFLSNKENIVRLGFDKIFFRKWMYYFSICEAGFTVGGIDDIQVSLTL; encoded by the coding sequence GTGACCGGCATTACAGTTTCCAAAGCCCAGTATGACAGGGCATGTCAACGCGTAATTGATGAAGGGCTTGGGGACCGGATCACCATCAAACTTCAGGACTACCGCCATATAACAGGCAAATTTGACCGGATTGTCTCCATAGAAATGGTTGAGGCTGTGGGGCCACAGTTTCTTTCCACATATTTCAAGCGGGGGCAAGCCCTTCTAAAACCCGGCGGCAGGATGCTTTTTCAGTCCATCATAATCGACGATAAACGATACGAGAACTATTGCAAAGAAAGGGACTGGATTCAAAAACATATTTTCCCGGGCGGTCATCTACCATGCCTGAAAATTCTTAAAGACACCATATCAGAACATACCGATTTTCATATATCAGATGTTTATCATATGGGCACCGACTATGCCGTAACCCTGGCGCACTGGCGGGATCGCTTCCTGTCAAATAAAGAGAATATCGTCAGGTTGGGCTTTGACAAGATATTCTTCAGAAAGTGGATGTATTATTTTTCCATATGTGAAGCAGGGTTTACCGTTGGTGGCATTGACGATATCCAGGTCAGCTTAACCCTTTGA
- a CDS encoding DUF1365 family protein encodes MNSKIFTGKIKHRRYWPVDHDLSYPVYMYAFDLDEFSGLNRRYPLFGYNKSAVTSIHDRDYLQPGNFSIKEKLSELLRRYQIKQSVSKIIMITSARYFNYVFNPVSFYYCYTGDHTLAAIIAEVNNTYGERHPYVLKAGTPGSGKWLATFQTPKVFHVSPFNKVEGIYHFYFSDPKDHLEIRIELFNNNKKIMAAEFKGTGVPMTPVNHLKTIMEHPFAPHLSIPRIYAHAFKLFFRKKLTFNDKPIPQSPMTMKKQNPGMFETLCQKLVFKALRKITIGGFKVKMPNQEMISFGHPEDSHPVIMTIEDYNFFPRVILDGEIGFGEAYMHSEWDAPDLLGFLKILIQNRDHFSDGNLLLSFFTRIKEKTAHDRCINSIKNTPENIRAHYDLSNAFYELFLDNQMMYSCGIFEQPGDSLEKAQEQKMMRILTQADIRDTHHILEIGCGWGGFAVFAAQKIRLSCDRHYSFQSPV; translated from the coding sequence ATGAATTCTAAAATTTTTACAGGAAAAATCAAACATCGTCGCTACTGGCCTGTAGACCATGATCTGTCCTACCCTGTGTACATGTATGCCTTTGATCTTGATGAATTTTCCGGTCTCAATCGACGGTACCCCCTTTTTGGTTACAACAAATCCGCTGTCACATCCATCCATGACAGGGATTACCTTCAGCCCGGGAATTTTTCGATCAAGGAAAAACTATCTGAATTGCTCCGCCGCTATCAAATCAAACAGTCTGTTTCCAAAATTATTATGATCACATCCGCCCGGTATTTTAATTATGTGTTTAACCCGGTCAGTTTTTATTACTGCTATACCGGCGATCATACGCTTGCGGCAATCATTGCAGAGGTTAACAATACCTATGGGGAGCGTCATCCCTATGTGCTTAAAGCCGGCACGCCGGGATCAGGCAAATGGCTTGCAACATTTCAAACCCCCAAAGTATTCCACGTCTCCCCATTTAACAAAGTCGAAGGGATTTACCATTTTTATTTTTCAGATCCCAAAGACCACTTGGAAATTAGAATCGAGCTGTTCAATAATAACAAGAAAATAATGGCTGCAGAATTTAAGGGAACCGGCGTGCCTATGACACCTGTCAATCATTTAAAAACAATAATGGAACACCCTTTTGCTCCCCACTTAAGTATTCCCAGAATATATGCTCATGCATTTAAGCTGTTTTTCAGGAAGAAGTTAACCTTTAATGATAAACCCATTCCCCAAAGCCCCATGACAATGAAAAAACAAAACCCCGGTATGTTTGAAACCCTCTGTCAAAAACTCGTTTTCAAGGCACTCAGAAAAATCACCATCGGGGGCTTTAAGGTTAAGATGCCGAATCAGGAAATGATTAGTTTCGGCCATCCTGAAGACTCCCATCCTGTGATCATGACAATAGAGGACTACAATTTTTTCCCACGAGTCATTTTGGATGGTGAGATCGGATTCGGTGAAGCCTATATGCATTCTGAATGGGATGCCCCGGATCTTTTGGGATTTTTAAAGATCTTAATTCAGAACCGTGATCATTTTTCAGACGGCAACCTGCTGCTTTCCTTTTTCACCCGGATAAAGGAAAAAACCGCCCATGACAGGTGCATAAATTCCATAAAAAACACCCCGGAAAACATCCGGGCCCATTATGATTTGAGCAATGCCTTTTATGAACTTTTCCTGGATAATCAGATGATGTATTCATGCGGCATTTTCGAACAACCGGGCGATTCCCTGGAAAAAGCCCAGGAGCAGAAAATGATGCGTATTTTGACCCAGGCAGATATCCGGGACACCCATCATATTCTTGAAATCGGATGCGGGTGGGGTGGTTTTGCGGTGTTTGCCGCCCAAAAAATCCGGTTGTCATGTGACCGGCATTACAGTTTCCAAAGCCCAGTATGA
- a CDS encoding FAD-dependent oxidoreductase — protein sequence MDLKQQSNLNIAIIGSGISGICAAYLLQKRHKVTLFEKNDYFGGHTHTIILPDGPDTGTPVDTGFIVLNERTYPNFIKFLSQLGVEKCPTDMSFSYFCERTGLCYASQNMNSIFAQRANIVKPKFLRFVYEMVGFLRILRNEYRSNGLPAVTLSEYARQKGLHREVIDQFIIPMAAAIWSGSDFQISRFPIRTFAQFYENHGLLGVTGHPPWYFVKGGSHSYVNAFLKSFKGRAVKNSAVSLISRRPDGITLDFKNDRPQDFDAIVVATHADQALKLLETPSAREEELLGAWSYSKNKTFLHTDTSVMPPSKRAWASWNYTRHKKSKPDAPVTVSYDMTHLQRLKTQQRYFVTLNPQNQIPQSHVIKELNYTHPQYSFDAFRSQDELPTLNGKNNTFFCGAYFGFGFHEDGVTSALRVGEKFGVTL from the coding sequence ATGGACTTAAAACAACAAAGCAACTTGAATATCGCCATTATCGGTTCCGGCATTTCCGGCATTTGCGCCGCATATCTTCTCCAAAAACGGCACAAGGTGACGCTGTTTGAAAAAAATGATTATTTCGGAGGCCATACCCATACGATTATCCTCCCAGACGGTCCTGACACAGGCACCCCTGTGGATACGGGTTTTATCGTACTCAATGAGCGGACCTATCCTAATTTTATAAAATTTTTGTCACAGCTCGGCGTTGAAAAATGCCCAACCGATATGTCATTTTCCTATTTTTGTGAAAGAACCGGTCTTTGTTATGCCAGCCAAAATATGAATTCCATATTTGCCCAGCGCGCTAACATAGTTAAGCCTAAATTCCTCCGGTTTGTTTACGAAATGGTAGGCTTTCTCCGGATACTGAGAAACGAATATCGTTCCAATGGCCTGCCGGCTGTCACACTGTCTGAATATGCACGACAAAAAGGGCTTCACCGTGAGGTCATTGACCAGTTCATCATCCCCATGGCAGCAGCCATATGGTCGGGCTCAGATTTTCAGATCAGCCGTTTCCCCATCCGAACCTTTGCCCAGTTTTATGAAAACCACGGCCTTTTAGGCGTAACCGGCCATCCTCCCTGGTATTTTGTCAAAGGCGGCAGCCATTCCTATGTCAATGCCTTCCTGAAATCATTCAAAGGCAGGGCCGTTAAAAACAGCGCTGTGAGTCTAATCTCCCGCAGGCCGGACGGCATTACCTTGGATTTTAAAAATGACCGCCCCCAGGATTTTGATGCCATTGTGGTTGCCACCCATGCCGATCAGGCCTTAAAGCTGCTTGAAACCCCAAGCGCCAGGGAAGAAGAACTTTTAGGGGCCTGGTCTTATTCAAAAAATAAAACATTCCTGCATACGGATACAAGCGTCATGCCCCCCAGCAAAAGGGCCTGGGCCAGCTGGAATTATACACGCCACAAAAAATCCAAACCAGATGCCCCGGTAACAGTAAGCTATGACATGACCCACCTGCAGAGACTGAAGACACAGCAGCGATATTTTGTAACCCTGAACCCACAAAACCAGATCCCCCAGTCCCATGTAATCAAGGAACTTAATTATACCCATCCTCAATATTCGTTTGACGCGTTTCGGTCCCAGGACGAATTGCCAACCTTAAACGGAAAAAATAATACGTTTTTCTGCGGGGCATATTTCGGGTTTGGATTTCATGAAGATGGGGTTACGTCTGCATTACGTGTTGGCGAAAAATTTGGGGTGACCTTATGA
- a CDS encoding glycoside-pentoside-hexuronide (GPH):cation symporter translates to MTGKFTRNNKTMKLSRADKLAYALPALPLAIIGIPVYVFLPKFYTDTIGLNISTIGVLLMAVRVFDAVTDPLIGYVSDKTAGPFGRRKPYIGIGALGLALSILFLFRPMDLSGSSLTFYFGFWLFALFFFWTLITIPYESLGPELTTDYHERTSLFAFRDGFLILGTLLAAAAPVLIDAAVKALGKAPNERLRFSIMAFLFAPMIVMFSFYCIYRIKETFSHDNKDAPDKGFLSVFQNRPFLILITAFTISAFGSNLPATLILYYVEYVLMVPNAEGFLLIYFLTGILFLPLWIMISRKIGKKRAWIIAMSVNTGSFLGVFFLGPGDAFVYGVLVFLSGTGFGAGLVLPSSIQADVIDYDQLLTGQRREGRYIGLWSIAKKLSAALGIGIGLLLLGNAGYSPNMVQDESTVMMLRVLYALVPCLCNILAILIICFYPITEKKHAQIRREIENDAG, encoded by the coding sequence ATGACCGGTAAATTTACCAGAAATAATAAAACCATGAAGCTATCCCGGGCGGATAAACTGGCTTATGCATTGCCGGCCTTGCCTCTTGCGATTATTGGGATTCCTGTCTATGTTTTCCTGCCCAAATTTTATACAGACACCATCGGCCTAAATATATCAACCATCGGCGTTCTGCTGATGGCAGTGAGGGTATTTGATGCCGTGACGGATCCGCTTATCGGCTACGTCTCCGATAAGACGGCGGGTCCTTTTGGCAGGCGCAAGCCCTATATTGGCATTGGTGCGTTAGGCCTTGCCTTGTCCATCCTTTTTTTATTCAGACCCATGGATTTATCGGGCAGCTCACTGACTTTTTATTTTGGATTCTGGCTGTTTGCCCTGTTTTTTTTCTGGACATTAATCACGATCCCATATGAGTCCCTTGGGCCGGAGTTGACCACGGATTACCATGAAAGGACGTCTCTGTTTGCATTCCGGGATGGATTCTTGATTTTGGGAACCCTTTTGGCAGCAGCAGCCCCCGTGCTGATTGATGCGGCAGTGAAAGCATTGGGAAAAGCCCCAAATGAAAGGCTGCGGTTTTCAATCATGGCGTTTCTTTTTGCACCCATGATCGTTATGTTTTCATTCTATTGTATTTACAGAATCAAAGAAACATTTTCACATGATAACAAAGATGCTCCGGATAAAGGATTTTTGTCTGTATTTCAAAATCGCCCCTTTTTAATTCTGATCACGGCTTTCACAATCAGTGCCTTTGGCAGCAACCTGCCGGCGACCTTGATACTCTATTATGTGGAGTATGTACTCATGGTGCCAAATGCAGAAGGATTCTTGCTGATCTATTTTTTAACCGGCATTTTATTCCTGCCCCTTTGGATTATGATTTCCAGAAAAATAGGAAAAAAGAGAGCCTGGATTATTGCAATGAGTGTTAACACAGGCTCTTTTTTGGGTGTCTTCTTTCTTGGACCCGGGGATGCTTTTGTCTATGGGGTGCTGGTTTTTCTCTCCGGAACCGGATTTGGTGCAGGGCTCGTTCTGCCGTCCTCAATCCAGGCAGATGTCATCGACTATGACCAGCTCTTAACCGGACAACGGCGCGAAGGACGGTATATTGGTCTCTGGTCCATTGCCAAAAAATTATCCGCAGCGCTGGGTATCGGTATCGGACTTCTTTTGCTGGGGAATGCCGGTTACAGCCCCAACATGGTACAGGACGAATCTACAGTGATGATGCTCCGGGTACTTTATGCACTGGTGCCATGCCTTTGTAATATTCTGGCCATCCTGATCATCTGCTTTTATCCCATTACAGAAAAAAAACATGCTCAAATTCGAAGAGAAATTGAAAATGACGCAGGTTAA
- a CDS encoding response regulator: MDEKPSYEQLERRIALLEKENDLLQKQCRCVTKEPIDGPAEKNVFENRQINLNQDGFLYESILSNLQCITYRCAFDKDWTMIYMSSHVDGLTGYPPEDFLHSAVRTFESIIHPDDTRYVTRVVNEAVKLRQPWEIEYRVCHKDGQIRWFYEKGKGVFDPQGQVKYLDGFIINITKRKEAELNLKESGEKHRILLEELRYHNTIATAIAKASSFFISPDKVDYQAILRIMGESLSVNRVYIFEIMDNGRTLSNTYEWCAKGTVPQIENLNALDAHIFSWWTNQLQGGKNIVIEDVANLSGQAAAEKQILQSQQIQSLVCVPIWAKGKKLWGFMGFDDTQKKRKWTETEIEALQVIGEMISGDLERNASEKRLEFERKQLLSIFDSLDGNIFVSDPHTYEILYVNKALRKYFDHELIGKLCYREFHGFDSPCSFCSNKQILEEKPKIHRWEFYNALMDKTFSIMDRIISWPDGRDVRFDLAIDITEKKQIESCLRQAQKMEAIGTLAGGIAHDFNNILAGILGYVQLAQFHILEPEMAEKDLEKVLEGAQRATLLIKQILTFSRHKGDERRPLVVFPLVQETLKLLRSVIPSNIQIKNNIVSKAMILADSTQIHQLALNLCTNAYQAMGNQGGVLTIGLNEVVLGKDQLGQEQNLLPGKYLKFEVSDTGPGIEKAIQNKIFDPYFTTKKMGKGTGLGLAMVAGIVKKHNGFITVHSEPGEGASFKVFLPVIASKLSIEKPKIKENITSYSGKETIMLVDDEIDILISQQRFLTGLGYKVSSFEDGESALQAFLNHPHAFDLIVTDMTMPRMSGDKLSKEILKIKPDIPIILCTGFHETFTREVALELGIRKYVQKPIEVGVLSKMIRDILDA, translated from the coding sequence ATGGATGAAAAACCCAGCTATGAGCAACTGGAGCGAAGAATCGCGTTGCTGGAAAAAGAAAATGACCTGCTCCAAAAACAATGCAGATGCGTTACAAAAGAGCCTATTGATGGTCCGGCTGAAAAAAACGTATTTGAAAACAGACAGATAAACCTGAATCAAGACGGGTTTTTGTATGAATCAATTCTTTCCAATCTTCAATGTATCACCTACCGGTGCGCCTTTGATAAAGATTGGACCATGATCTACATGAGTTCCCATGTGGATGGGTTGACAGGGTATCCGCCGGAAGATTTTCTCCACAGCGCGGTTCGAACCTTTGAAAGTATTATCCACCCGGATGATACCCGGTATGTTACCCGGGTCGTCAATGAAGCGGTAAAACTGAGACAGCCCTGGGAGATTGAGTACCGGGTCTGTCATAAAGATGGGCAGATCCGGTGGTTTTATGAAAAAGGCAAGGGGGTGTTTGATCCGCAGGGCCAGGTGAAATACCTGGACGGCTTTATCATTAATATCACCAAACGCAAAGAAGCGGAATTAAACTTGAAAGAGAGTGGGGAAAAGCACCGCATCCTCCTGGAAGAACTCAGGTACCACAACACCATCGCCACAGCCATTGCAAAAGCATCCAGTTTTTTTATTTCCCCGGATAAAGTGGACTACCAAGCCATACTCAGAATAATGGGAGAGAGTCTTTCCGTCAACAGGGTTTATATTTTTGAGATAATGGACAATGGCCGTACCCTTTCCAATACCTATGAATGGTGTGCCAAAGGAACCGTGCCCCAGATAGAAAATCTCAACGCACTAGATGCCCATATCTTTTCATGGTGGACGAACCAATTGCAAGGTGGAAAGAATATTGTCATAGAAGATGTGGCCAACCTTTCCGGCCAGGCAGCCGCCGAAAAACAGATCCTCCAGAGTCAACAGATCCAGAGCCTTGTCTGTGTTCCGATCTGGGCAAAAGGGAAAAAACTGTGGGGATTCATGGGATTCGATGATACCCAAAAAAAACGCAAATGGACGGAAACGGAAATTGAGGCCCTGCAGGTTATAGGAGAGATGATTTCCGGAGACCTGGAGCGAAACGCATCTGAAAAAAGGCTGGAGTTTGAAAGAAAGCAACTGCTGTCCATATTTGACAGCCTGGACGGAAACATTTTTGTGTCAGATCCCCATACATATGAAATACTGTATGTTAACAAAGCGTTGAGAAAATATTTTGACCATGAGTTGATCGGTAAATTATGTTACAGGGAATTTCACGGATTTGATTCACCTTGTTCTTTTTGCAGCAATAAACAGATCCTTGAAGAAAAGCCCAAAATTCACAGATGGGAGTTTTACAATGCCCTGATGGACAAAACATTTTCCATCATGGACCGGATCATTAGCTGGCCGGACGGCCGTGATGTCAGGTTTGATTTGGCCATTGACATAACAGAAAAAAAACAGATTGAATCCTGTCTCAGGCAGGCCCAGAAAATGGAAGCCATCGGTACCCTGGCAGGGGGCATCGCCCATGATTTTAATAATATTCTTGCTGGTATTTTGGGATACGTTCAGCTGGCCCAATTTCATATTCTGGAACCGGAAATGGCGGAAAAAGACCTTGAAAAAGTTTTAGAAGGCGCCCAACGGGCCACCTTGCTGATCAAGCAGATTCTTACCTTTAGCCGGCATAAAGGAGATGAGCGCCGGCCTCTGGTCGTATTTCCCCTGGTTCAGGAAACCTTAAAATTGCTTCGGTCCGTGATTCCCTCGAACATTCAAATTAAAAACAATATTGTTTCAAAAGCCATGATACTTGCTGATTCAACCCAAATCCATCAACTGGCATTGAATCTATGCACCAACGCTTATCAGGCAATGGGCAACCAGGGCGGGGTGTTGACCATCGGCCTAAATGAGGTGGTCCTTGGCAAGGACCAGTTGGGTCAGGAACAAAATTTGTTGCCGGGTAAATATTTAAAGTTTGAAGTTTCCGATACCGGGCCCGGAATCGAAAAAGCCATCCAAAATAAAATATTTGATCCCTATTTTACAACAAAAAAAATGGGCAAGGGAACGGGGTTAGGGCTTGCCATGGTTGCAGGAATAGTCAAAAAGCACAATGGATTTATAACCGTGCACAGTGAACCCGGAGAGGGGGCCAGTTTCAAGGTTTTTCTACCGGTGATTGCTTCCAAATTATCTATAGAAAAACCAAAAATAAAGGAAAATATAACCTCATACAGCGGCAAGGAAACCATCATGCTTGTGGATGACGAAATCGACATTCTTATATCCCAGCAAAGATTTTTGACCGGTCTGGGATATAAGGTGTCAAGCTTTGAGGACGGAGAATCTGCTTTACAGGCGTTTTTAAACCATCCGCATGCATTTGATCTGATCGTCACTGATATGACCATGCCACGGATGTCAGGAGATAAGTTGTCCAAAGAAATTTTAAAAATCAAACCGGATATCCCGATCATCTTATGTACCGGATTCCATGAGACTTTTACCAGGGAAGTTGCTTTGGAACTTGGCATACGAAAATATGTCCAAAAGCCTATAGAAGTCGGCGTGCTTTCCAAAATGATTCGGGATATTCTTGACGCTTAG